From one Rattus norvegicus strain BN/NHsdMcwi chromosome 7, GRCr8, whole genome shotgun sequence genomic stretch:
- the Gsdmd gene encoding gasdermin-D: protein MPSAFAGVVKNVIKEVGGSGGELIPVDCLRNSTSFKPYCLLSRKLSSSWFWKPRYTCVNLSIKDILEPSAPEPEPECFGNFQVSDVVDGNIQGSVTLSGTGQGKISGGAAVSGSSSASMNVCMLRVTQQTWEIMQRERHLQQPENKILQQLRNRGDDVFVVTEVLQTKEEVQITQVHSHEGSGQFTLPGASCLQGEGKGHQSRKKMVTIPAGSILAFRVAQLLIGSEWDILLISNEKKRTFELPSSGHKGAVGQRRHDFSLLAVLHSIGERLSLKSDGTNEEEVIREDFQGLRAEVEAGSSELRSLEMELRQQLLVDIGRILQDQPSMEALEASLEQGLCSGEQVEPLEGPAGSILECLVLDSGELVPELAAPVFYLLGALAGLSETQQQLLATKALEATVLSKELELVKHVLEQSTPWQEQRSVPLPSRLLGDSWDEEALTWVLLEECGLTLQVEPPQVYWEPTSQGPICALYASLALLSSLGQKSC from the exons ATGCCGTCAGCCTTTGCGGGAGTGGTCAAGAATGTGATCAAAGAGGTGGGCGGCAGCGGAGGAGAGCTCATCCCAGTGGACTGCCTTCGGAATTCTACCAGCTTCAAGCCCTACTGCCTCCTGAGCAGGAAACTCTCAAGCTCATGGTTCTGGAAACCCCGTTATACATGTGTCAACCTGTCAATCAAGGACATCCTGGAGCCCAGTGCTCCAGAACCAG AACCGGAGTGTTTTGGCAACTTCCAAGTCTCCGATGTCGTCGATGGGAACATTCAGGGCAGTGTGACGTTGTCAGGCACGGGACAAGGGAAAATTTCTGGTGGGGCTGCAGTGTCTGGCAGTTCCAGTGCCtccatgaatgtgtgtatgctgCGTGTGACTCAGCAGACCTGGGAGATCATGCAACGTGAAAG GCACCTGCAGCAGCCTGAAAACAAAATCCTGCAACAGCTGCGGAATCGTGGGGATGACGTGTTTGTGGTGACCGAGGTGCTGCAGACAAAGGAGGAGGTGCAGATCACCCAGGTCCACAGCCACGAGGGCTCAGGCCAGTTCACACTGCCTGGAGCCTCGTGCTTGCAG GGTGAAGGCAAGGGCCACCAAAGCCGGAAGAAGATGGTGACCATTCCTGCAGGCAGCATCCTTGCATTCCGAGTGGCCCAGCTGCTCATTGGCTCTGAATGGG ATATTCTTCTCATCTCAAATGAGAAAAAGAGGACCTTTGAGCTGCCCTCCTCAG GCCACAAAGGAGCAGTGGGCCAGAGGCGGCATGACTTTAGTCTGCTTGCCGTACTCCATTCCATCGGGGAGCGGCTGAGTCTCAAGTCAG aTGGAACCAATGAGGAAGAAGTAATCAGGGAAGACTTCCAAGGCCTGCGTGCGGAGGTGGAGGCAGGCTCTTCAGAACTGCGGAGCTTAGAAATGGAGTTGAGACAACAGCTACTAGTAGACATCGGGAGGATTTTACAGGACCAGCCCAGCATGGAAGCCTTAGAGGCCTCA CTAGAGCAGGGTCTGTGCAGTGGTGAGCAGGTAGAGCCTCTGGAAGGCCCAGCAGGCAGCATCCTTGAGTGTCTGGTGCTCGACTCTGGAGAACTGGTGCCGGAACTTGCAGCCCCCGTCTTCTACCTGTTGGGAGCACTGGCTG GGTTGAGTGAAACCCAGCAGCAGCTACTGGCTACTAAGGCTCTGGAGGCAACGGTGCTGTCAAAGGAGCTAGAGTTG GTGAAGCACGTCTTGGAACAGAGCACCCCATGGCAGGAGCAGAGATCTGTGCCCCTGCCCTCCAGGCTCCTTGGGGACAGCTGGGATGAGGAGGCTCTCACCTGGGTCTTGCTAGAAGAATGTGGCCTAACGCTGCAGGTGGAACCCCCCCAGGTATACTGGGAACCAACATCTCAGGGCCCCATATGTGCACTCTATGCCTCCCTGGCCCTATTGTCAAGTCTAGGCCAGAAATCGTGTTAG